In Meiothermus ruber DSM 1279, the following proteins share a genomic window:
- a CDS encoding LysE family translocator encodes MLIPPDQLLVFALASLALLLIPGPAVLYIVTRSASQGRAAGVASVLGIQCGGLVHVLMASLGLSAILLSSALAFNLVKYAGAAYLVYLGLRTWLAREPLELAVAARQPLGQIFLQGLVVNALNPKTALFFFAFLPQFVDPARGAAWLQFLLLGLVFIALATFSDGTYAFLSSSLGAWLRQKTREVRFAQGQRWITGGIYIGLGLTAALTGSRHK; translated from the coding sequence ATGCTGATACCCCCCGACCAATTGCTGGTGTTTGCCCTGGCCAGCCTGGCCCTGCTTCTGATTCCAGGCCCGGCGGTGCTTTACATCGTTACCCGCAGCGCTTCGCAAGGGCGCGCGGCGGGTGTGGCCAGCGTGCTGGGTATCCAGTGCGGGGGCCTGGTGCATGTGCTGATGGCTAGCCTGGGTCTTTCGGCCATCCTGCTCTCGAGCGCCCTGGCTTTCAACCTGGTTAAGTATGCAGGAGCGGCCTATCTGGTCTACCTGGGCCTGCGAACCTGGCTGGCTAGAGAGCCCCTCGAGCTTGCGGTAGCAGCACGCCAGCCTCTAGGGCAAATTTTCCTGCAAGGGTTGGTGGTCAACGCCCTGAACCCCAAAACCGCACTGTTCTTTTTTGCCTTCCTGCCCCAGTTTGTCGACCCGGCGCGGGGGGCGGCCTGGCTGCAATTTTTGCTGCTCGGCCTGGTTTTCATAGCCCTGGCTACCTTTAGCGATGGTACGTATGCCTTTCTGTCGAGTTCGTTAGGGGCATGGCTGCGTCAAAAAACCAGGGAAGTGCGCTTTGCCCAGGGCCAGCGTTGGATCACTGGGGGCATCTACATTGGGCTGGGCCTGACCGCAGCCCTGACCGGCAGCCGGCATAAATAG
- a CDS encoding NAD(P)(+) transhydrogenase (Re/Si-specific) subunit beta, with translation MENFVQLIYFLTAFLFILGLKRMSSPNTARSGVVWAGVAMVAATLVTFFVPGLHNQGLMILAIVIGTVVAWIAAKRVQMTDMPQMVAIYNGMGGGAAGAIAAVELLRGEFGEAQGLKLLAILGALIGSVSFTGSLIAFAKLQGLMSSRPIQFPTQKLVNTAVGVGALLLALLVLFTESGPLILVFFLLALAFGVLMTLPIGGGDMPVVISLYNAFTGLAVGFEGFAIGNAALIVAGTVVGAAGTLLTLLMAKAMNRSLWSVLVGGFGVEQDSGEVKGSLKPIDLEDAAVMLAYASKVIFVPGYGMAVAQAQHKLRELADVLEAKGVEVKFAIHPVAGRMPGHMNVLLAEAGVAYEKLYDLEDINPEFPQADVAVVIGANDVVNPAARRKGSPLYGMPILEVDKAKNAIVIKRGQGKGFAGVENELFYADNTRMLYGDAQGVLGQLVQSLKKL, from the coding sequence ATGGAAAACTTCGTTCAGCTTATCTACTTCCTCACGGCCTTCCTGTTCATTCTGGGACTGAAGCGCATGTCCTCGCCCAACACCGCCCGCAGCGGGGTGGTCTGGGCCGGGGTGGCCATGGTGGCGGCCACATTGGTGACGTTTTTTGTACCCGGCCTGCACAACCAGGGTCTGATGATTCTGGCCATCGTGATCGGTACGGTGGTGGCCTGGATTGCCGCCAAGCGTGTGCAGATGACCGATATGCCGCAGATGGTAGCCATCTACAACGGCATGGGCGGTGGAGCGGCCGGGGCCATCGCGGCGGTTGAGCTTTTGCGCGGGGAGTTCGGCGAGGCCCAGGGGCTCAAACTCCTGGCCATCCTGGGGGCCTTGATCGGCTCGGTCTCCTTTACCGGCAGCCTGATTGCCTTTGCCAAGCTTCAGGGCCTGATGTCGAGCCGGCCCATCCAGTTCCCGACCCAAAAGCTGGTCAACACAGCGGTGGGGGTGGGGGCCTTGCTGCTGGCCCTGCTGGTGCTCTTTACGGAATCGGGGCCGCTTATTCTGGTTTTCTTCCTGCTGGCTCTGGCTTTTGGGGTATTGATGACCTTGCCCATCGGGGGCGGGGATATGCCGGTGGTGATCTCCCTCTACAACGCCTTCACCGGGCTGGCGGTGGGTTTTGAAGGCTTTGCCATTGGCAACGCCGCGCTGATTGTGGCGGGTACGGTGGTGGGGGCTGCCGGTACCTTGCTCACCCTCTTGATGGCCAAGGCCATGAACCGCAGTCTCTGGAGCGTGTTGGTGGGCGGCTTTGGCGTGGAGCAGGACAGCGGCGAAGTCAAGGGCAGCCTCAAGCCCATTGACCTCGAGGACGCCGCGGTGATGCTGGCCTACGCTTCCAAGGTTATCTTCGTGCCCGGCTACGGGATGGCGGTGGCCCAGGCCCAGCACAAACTGCGCGAGCTGGCAGACGTGCTCGAGGCCAAGGGGGTGGAGGTCAAGTTCGCCATTCACCCGGTGGCGGGCCGCATGCCCGGCCACATGAACGTGCTGTTGGCTGAGGCCGGGGTGGCTTACGAAAAGCTCTACGACCTGGAAGACATCAACCCCGAGTTCCCCCAGGCCGATGTGGCGGTGGTGATTGGGGCCAACGACGTGGTCAACCCGGCCGCTCGGCGCAAGGGCTCGCCCCTGTATGGCATGCCGATTCTGGAGGTAGACAAGGCCAAGAATGCTATCGTTATCAAGCGCGGGCAGGGCAAAGGTTTTGCCGGGGTTGAAAACGAGCTGTTCTACGCCGACAACACCAGGATGCTGTATGGCGATGCCCAGGGTGTGCTGGGGCAGTTGGTGCAGTCGCTCAAGAAGCTTTAG
- a CDS encoding NAD(P)-dependent oxidoreductase — protein MIKPEEVLSEYHPPLTDHEAMVEANRCLYCFDAPCTQACPTHIDIPKFIKKIATGNLVGSARTILEANLMGASCARVCPVEELCEGACVLGAEHRPIMIGRLQRYATDYVYERGIDVFKPGAPTGKKVAVIGAGPAGLTCAGELAKLGHSVTVFEKRALPNGLSTYGIIVLREPVEVALAEAEMIKRLGVEIKTQMELGRNLSWEEVRNTYDAVFLSVGLGSVPQLGIPGEELIVDGLSYIETSKMNPSALQVGREVVVIGAGNTAVDCATIAKRLGAERVTMVYRRSEKEMTAYPHEYEFAKKEGIEFRFLTQPVEVMSEGGRVTGLKCVRMRLGAPDASGRPAPEPVPGSEFVLPCDQVVKAIGQEKPAVAKLLGLETEKGFIKVNHEFETSLPGVYAGGDCIRAQGSASTVMAVQDGKLAAFAIHRRLAGSLEAAAD, from the coding sequence ATGATCAAACCCGAGGAAGTTCTGAGCGAGTACCATCCGCCCCTCACCGATCACGAGGCGATGGTAGAAGCCAACCGATGCCTTTACTGCTTTGATGCACCCTGTACCCAGGCCTGCCCAACCCATATCGATATCCCCAAATTCATCAAAAAAATCGCAACCGGAAACCTGGTGGGCTCGGCCCGCACCATCCTGGAAGCCAACCTGATGGGGGCTAGCTGTGCCCGGGTCTGTCCGGTGGAGGAGCTATGCGAAGGGGCTTGTGTGCTGGGGGCTGAGCACAGGCCCATCATGATTGGCCGGCTTCAACGCTACGCCACCGACTACGTCTATGAGCGGGGGATTGATGTCTTCAAGCCTGGGGCGCCCACCGGCAAAAAAGTGGCGGTGATTGGGGCCGGGCCGGCGGGTCTTACCTGCGCGGGTGAGCTGGCCAAGCTGGGCCACAGCGTAACGGTGTTCGAGAAGCGGGCGCTACCCAACGGCCTATCCACCTACGGCATCATCGTGCTGCGCGAGCCGGTGGAGGTGGCCCTGGCCGAGGCCGAGATGATCAAGCGGCTGGGGGTCGAGATCAAAACCCAGATGGAGCTGGGGCGGAACTTGAGCTGGGAGGAGGTGCGCAACACCTACGACGCGGTCTTCCTGAGTGTGGGGCTGGGCTCGGTGCCTCAACTGGGCATACCGGGCGAGGAGCTGATTGTGGATGGCCTCAGCTATATTGAGACCTCCAAAATGAACCCGTCTGCTCTGCAGGTGGGCCGGGAGGTGGTGGTAATTGGTGCGGGCAACACCGCGGTGGACTGTGCCACCATCGCCAAGCGACTGGGGGCCGAACGGGTCACCATGGTCTACCGCCGCAGCGAGAAAGAGATGACGGCCTACCCCCACGAGTACGAGTTTGCTAAAAAAGAAGGCATCGAGTTTCGCTTCCTCACCCAGCCGGTTGAGGTGATGAGCGAGGGGGGCCGGGTTACGGGCCTGAAGTGTGTGCGGATGCGGCTTGGAGCGCCGGACGCCAGCGGGCGGCCGGCACCGGAGCCGGTGCCGGGCTCGGAGTTTGTGCTGCCCTGCGACCAGGTGGTCAAGGCCATCGGGCAGGAGAAGCCGGCTGTGGCGAAGCTACTGGGCCTCGAGACCGAAAAAGGTTTTATCAAAGTCAACCACGAGTTCGAGACCAGCCTGCCGGGGGTGTATGCGGGCGGCGACTGCATCCGGGCGCAGGGCTCGGCCTCGACGGTAATGGCCGTGCAGGATGGCAAGCTGGCGGCTTTTGCTATTCATCGGCGGCTTGCTGGCAGCCTCGAGGCTGCCGCCGACTGA
- the lon gene encoding endopeptidase La, with protein sequence MRLELPVIPLRNTVILPHTTTPVDVGRAKSKRAVEEAMGADRLIFLVAQRDPEVDDPTPDDLYTWGVQAVVKQAMRLPDGTLQVMVEARARAQVTEYIPGAYLRARGEVFSEIFPIDEAVVRVLVEELKEAFDKYVANHKSLRLDRYQLEAVKGTSDPAMLADTIAYHATWTVAEKQEILELTDLEARLKKVLGLLSRDLERFELDKRVAQRVKEQMDTNQREYYLREQMKAIQKELGGEDGLSDLEALRKKIEEVGMPEAVKTKALKELDRLERMQQGSPEATVARTYLDWLTEVPWSKADPEVLDINHTRQILDEDHYGLKDVKERILEYLAVRQLTQGLDVRNKAPILVLVGPPGVGKTSLGRSIARSMNRKFHRISLGGVRDEAEIRGHRRTYIGAMPGKLIHAMKQVGVVNPVILLDEIDKMSSDWRGDPASAMLEVLDPEQNNTFTDHYLDVPYDLSKVFFITTANTLQTIPRPLLDRMEVIEIPGYTNMEKQAIARQYLWPKQLRESGMEGRIEVTDAAILRVISEYTREAGVRGLERELGKIARKGAKFWLEGAWEGLRTIDAADVPAYLGIPRYRPDKAETEPQVGTAQGLAWTPVGGTLLTIEVAAVPGSGKLSLTGQLGEVMKESAQAALTYLRAHTQTYGLPEDFHNKVDLHVHVPDGATPKDGPSAGITMTTAIASALSRRPVRMDIAMTGEVSLRGKVMPIGGVKEKLLAAHQAGIHKIVLPKDNEAQLEELPKEVLEGLEIKLVEDVGEVLEYLLLPEPAMPPVVQPSDNRQQPGAGA encoded by the coding sequence ATGCGTTTAGAACTACCGGTCATTCCATTGCGAAACACGGTCATCCTTCCCCACACCACCACCCCGGTGGACGTGGGCCGCGCCAAAAGCAAGCGTGCGGTTGAAGAAGCCATGGGGGCCGACCGGTTGATCTTCCTGGTCGCGCAGCGCGACCCGGAGGTTGACGACCCCACCCCCGACGACCTCTATACCTGGGGTGTGCAGGCGGTGGTCAAACAGGCCATGCGCCTTCCCGACGGCACCCTGCAGGTAATGGTGGAAGCCCGGGCCCGGGCCCAGGTCACGGAGTATATTCCCGGCGCTTATCTGCGAGCCCGCGGTGAGGTCTTCAGCGAAATTTTCCCCATCGACGAAGCGGTGGTGCGCGTGCTGGTGGAAGAGCTCAAGGAAGCATTCGACAAGTATGTAGCCAACCACAAATCGCTACGGCTTGACCGCTACCAGCTTGAAGCCGTCAAAGGTACCAGCGACCCGGCCATGCTGGCCGATACCATTGCCTATCACGCCACCTGGACGGTGGCCGAGAAGCAGGAAATCCTCGAGCTCACCGATCTTGAAGCCCGCCTCAAAAAGGTGTTGGGGTTGCTCAGCCGCGACCTCGAGCGCTTCGAGCTTGATAAACGGGTCGCTCAGCGGGTCAAAGAACAGATGGACACCAACCAGCGCGAGTACTACCTGCGCGAACAGATGAAGGCCATCCAGAAGGAGCTCGGTGGCGAGGATGGGCTCAGCGACCTCGAGGCCCTGCGCAAGAAGATCGAAGAAGTGGGCATGCCCGAGGCGGTCAAGACCAAGGCCCTCAAGGAGCTCGACCGGCTGGAGCGCATGCAGCAGGGCAGCCCCGAGGCCACCGTGGCCCGCACCTACCTGGACTGGCTCACCGAGGTGCCCTGGAGCAAGGCCGACCCTGAGGTGCTGGACATCAACCACACCCGGCAGATTCTGGACGAGGATCACTACGGCCTGAAGGACGTCAAAGAACGCATCCTGGAGTACCTGGCGGTGCGCCAGCTTACCCAGGGACTGGATGTGCGCAACAAAGCCCCCATCCTGGTGCTGGTGGGGCCGCCGGGGGTGGGCAAGACCTCGCTGGGCCGCTCCATCGCCCGCAGCATGAACCGCAAGTTCCACCGCATCAGCCTGGGGGGCGTGCGCGACGAGGCCGAGATTCGCGGCCACCGCCGCACCTACATCGGGGCCATGCCCGGCAAGCTGATCCATGCCATGAAGCAGGTGGGCGTGGTCAACCCCGTCATCTTGCTGGACGAAATTGACAAGATGAGCTCGGACTGGCGCGGCGACCCCGCCAGCGCCATGCTCGAGGTGCTCGACCCCGAACAGAACAACACCTTCACCGATCACTACCTCGATGTGCCCTACGACCTCTCGAAGGTCTTCTTCATCACCACCGCCAACACCCTGCAGACCATCCCCCGGCCCTTGCTCGACCGCATGGAGGTCATCGAGATACCGGGCTACACCAACATGGAAAAGCAGGCCATCGCCCGTCAGTACCTCTGGCCCAAGCAGCTCAGGGAATCGGGTATGGAAGGCCGGATCGAGGTGACCGATGCCGCCATTCTGCGGGTGATCTCCGAGTACACCCGCGAGGCCGGGGTGCGGGGTCTCGAGCGCGAGCTGGGCAAAATTGCCCGTAAAGGGGCCAAGTTCTGGCTCGAGGGGGCCTGGGAGGGGCTGCGTACCATCGATGCTGCCGACGTACCCGCTTATCTGGGTATCCCCCGCTACCGCCCCGACAAAGCCGAGACCGAACCCCAGGTCGGCACCGCCCAGGGGCTGGCCTGGACGCCGGTGGGCGGCACCCTTCTGACCATTGAGGTGGCCGCTGTGCCCGGCAGCGGCAAGCTCAGCCTGACCGGCCAGTTGGGTGAGGTTATGAAGGAGTCGGCCCAGGCCGCGCTAACCTATCTGCGGGCCCATACGCAGACCTACGGCCTTCCCGAAGACTTTCATAACAAAGTAGACCTGCACGTCCACGTGCCCGACGGGGCCACCCCCAAAGACGGCCCCAGCGCTGGCATCACCATGACCACCGCCATCGCCAGCGCCCTCAGCCGTCGCCCGGTTCGTATGGACATCGCCATGACCGGCGAGGTTAGCCTGCGCGGCAAGGTGATGCCCATTGGCGGGGTAAAGGAAAAACTGCTGGCCGCCCACCAGGCAGGGATCCACAAAATTGTGCTGCCCAAGGACAACGAGGCCCAGCTCGAGGAGCTGCCCAAAGAGGTGTTGGAGGGGTTGGAGATCAAGCTGGTCGAGGACGTAGGGGAGGTGCTGGAATACCTGCTGCTGCCCGAACCTGCCATGCCCCCCGTGGTGCAGCCTAGCGACAACCGCCAGCAGCCCGGCGCTGGGGCCTAA
- a CDS encoding SDR family NAD(P)-dependent oxidoreductase has translation MDFQGKAVIVTGGASGMGEATAREFARAGAHITIVDRNEARARQVAAEIGAQVRVGDVSESAFCDRVVADTLAQHGRLDVLVNAAGIIVRASGEETSDEQWQRVMAVNVSGTFFMCRAAIRAMKPQGRGAIVNFGSIWGDLGAAGVAAYCASKGAVHNLTRALALEHAKDGLRINAVCPGEVNTPMLQSERKEPVTPELLQRLAETVPMGRLADPAEIAQVVLFLASDKASYMTGSLVLVDAGYAAR, from the coding sequence GTGGATTTCCAGGGAAAAGCGGTGATCGTAACCGGAGGCGCCTCGGGCATGGGCGAGGCCACGGCCAGGGAGTTTGCCAGGGCCGGGGCCCACATAACGATTGTGGATCGCAACGAGGCGCGGGCCCGCCAGGTGGCCGCCGAGATCGGCGCCCAGGTACGGGTTGGGGATGTCAGCGAATCGGCCTTCTGCGACCGGGTGGTCGCCGATACCCTCGCCCAGCACGGACGGCTCGACGTGCTGGTCAACGCGGCCGGCATCATCGTGCGGGCCAGCGGCGAGGAGACCAGCGACGAGCAGTGGCAACGGGTCATGGCGGTGAACGTGAGCGGCACCTTTTTTATGTGCCGGGCCGCTATCCGGGCCATGAAGCCCCAGGGCCGCGGGGCCATCGTCAACTTTGGCTCAATCTGGGGCGACCTGGGGGCAGCAGGGGTGGCGGCCTACTGTGCAAGCAAGGGGGCCGTGCACAACCTGACCCGCGCCCTGGCCCTCGAGCACGCCAAAGACGGCCTCCGCATCAACGCGGTCTGCCCCGGCGAGGTCAACACCCCCATGCTCCAGTCCGAACGCAAGGAACCCGTTACCCCCGAACTGCTGCAACGCCTGGCTGAGACCGTGCCCATGGGCCGCCTGGCCGACCCCGCCGAAATCGCCCAGGTGGTGCTGTTTCTGGCCTCCGACAAGGCCAGCTACATGACCGGCTCGCTGGTGCTGGTGGATGCGGGGTATGCCGCCCGATGA
- the preA gene encoding NAD-dependent dihydropyrimidine dehydrogenase subunit PreA produces MADLSINFAGIKSPNPFWLASAPPTNSGAQIHRAFEYGWGGAVWKTIGAPVLNVSNRYGAWHYGGQKMLAINNVELISDRPLEVNLREIRDVKRHWPDRAVIVSAMVESTPEAWRDIILKIEDTGADGIELNYGCPHGMSERGMGSAVGQVPEYCQQITQWVMDVAKIPVIVKLTPNVASVVPPARAALAAGANALSLINTINSIIGVDLDTLEITPNIGGKGGHGGYAGPAVKPIALNLLSSLGVDPVVKQSGVPISGMGGISTWRDAAEFLLLGATSLQVCTAVMHYGYRIIEDLIDGLNAWMDAKGFKTIADVVGKSLPRISDFKDFDLSFRAVARINPDKCIRCNLCYVACNDTAHQCIDLVDAAGNRVEPYRYDPRSNGKHQAVSTRPQPVVREDDCVGCRLCHNVCPVDGCIEMVELPSGRPPITWDELTRVRPEVGTDWEAMQRYREEVGIEIH; encoded by the coding sequence ATGGCGGACTTGAGCATTAACTTCGCAGGCATCAAATCGCCCAACCCCTTCTGGCTGGCCTCGGCGCCCCCCACCAACTCGGGGGCCCAGATCCACCGGGCTTTTGAGTACGGCTGGGGTGGTGCGGTCTGGAAAACCATCGGCGCACCGGTGCTGAACGTGTCTAACCGCTACGGGGCCTGGCACTATGGGGGCCAGAAGATGCTCGCCATCAACAACGTGGAGCTGATCTCCGACCGGCCCCTGGAGGTCAACCTGCGGGAGATTCGCGATGTCAAGCGCCACTGGCCCGACCGGGCGGTAATCGTCTCGGCCATGGTGGAGTCTACGCCGGAGGCCTGGCGGGACATCATCCTCAAAATCGAGGATACCGGGGCCGACGGCATCGAACTCAACTATGGCTGCCCTCACGGTATGAGCGAGCGGGGGATGGGCAGTGCGGTGGGGCAGGTGCCCGAGTACTGCCAGCAGATCACCCAGTGGGTGATGGATGTAGCCAAAATACCGGTTATCGTGAAGCTCACACCCAACGTGGCCTCGGTGGTGCCCCCGGCGCGGGCGGCCCTGGCGGCCGGGGCCAACGCCCTGAGCCTCATCAACACCATCAACTCCATCATTGGGGTGGATCTGGATACCTTGGAAATCACCCCCAACATCGGCGGTAAAGGTGGGCACGGGGGCTATGCCGGGCCGGCGGTCAAGCCCATCGCCCTTAACCTGCTGTCTTCGCTGGGTGTGGACCCGGTGGTGAAGCAGTCCGGGGTGCCCATCAGCGGCATGGGCGGCATCTCCACCTGGCGGGACGCGGCGGAGTTTTTATTGCTGGGCGCAACCAGTTTGCAGGTTTGCACCGCCGTCATGCACTACGGTTACCGGATCATCGAAGACCTCATCGACGGCCTTAATGCCTGGATGGACGCCAAAGGCTTCAAGACCATCGCCGATGTGGTGGGCAAGAGCCTACCCCGCATCTCCGACTTCAAGGACTTCGACCTCTCCTTCCGGGCGGTGGCCCGCATCAACCCGGACAAGTGCATCCGTTGCAACCTTTGCTATGTGGCCTGCAACGACACCGCCCACCAGTGCATTGACCTGGTAGACGCCGCGGGCAACCGCGTCGAACCCTACCGCTACGACCCGCGTTCCAACGGGAAGCACCAGGCGGTGAGCACCCGCCCGCAACCTGTGGTGCGTGAGGATGACTGCGTGGGTTGCCGGCTGTGCCACAACGTCTGCCCGGTGGATGGCTGCATCGAGATGGTCGAGCTGCCCTCGGGCCGGCCCCCCATCACCTGGGACGAGCTGACCAGGGTTCGCCCCGAGGTGGGCACCGACTGGGAGGCCATGCAGCGGTACCGGGAAGAGGTGGGGATTGAGATCCACTAA
- the hydA gene encoding dihydropyrimidinase: protein MGLLIKNGEIITADSRYKADIYAEGETITRIGQNLEAPPGTEVIDATGKYVFPGFIDPHVHIYLPFMATFAKDTHETGSKAALMGGTTTYIEMCCPSRNDDTLEGYQLWKSKAEGNSYCDYTFHMAVSKFDEKTEGQLREIVADGISSFKIFLSYKNFFGVDDGEMYQTLRLAKELGVIVTAHCENAELVGQLQQKLLSEGKTGPEWHEPSRPESVEAEGTARFATFLENTGATGYVVHLSCKPALDAAMAAKSRGVPIYIESVIPHFLLDKTYAERGGVEAMKYIMSPPLRDKRNHKVLWDALAQGFIDTVGTDHCPFDTEQKLLGKDAFTAIPNGIPAIEDRVNLLYTYGVSRGHLDIHRFVDAASTKAAKLFGLFPRKGTIAVGSDADLVVYDPQYRGTISVKTQHVNNDYNGFEGFEIDGRPSVVTVRGKVAVRDGQFVGEKGRGKLLRREPMYF, encoded by the coding sequence ATGGGACTGCTCATAAAAAACGGCGAGATCATAACCGCGGACAGCCGGTACAAGGCCGACATCTACGCCGAGGGCGAGACCATCACCCGCATCGGGCAGAACCTCGAGGCCCCGCCCGGCACCGAGGTGATAGACGCCACCGGCAAGTATGTGTTCCCCGGCTTCATAGACCCCCACGTGCACATCTACCTGCCCTTCATGGCGACCTTTGCCAAGGACACCCACGAGACCGGCTCCAAGGCGGCCCTGATGGGGGGCACCACCACCTACATCGAGATGTGCTGCCCCAGCCGCAACGACGATACTTTGGAGGGCTACCAGCTCTGGAAGAGCAAGGCCGAGGGCAACAGCTACTGCGACTACACCTTCCACATGGCGGTCTCCAAGTTCGACGAAAAAACCGAGGGGCAGCTGCGGGAAATTGTGGCCGATGGCATTAGCTCCTTCAAAATTTTCCTCTCCTACAAAAACTTCTTTGGCGTGGATGACGGAGAGATGTACCAGACCCTGCGCCTGGCCAAGGAGCTGGGGGTGATTGTGACCGCCCACTGCGAGAACGCCGAGCTGGTGGGGCAGTTGCAGCAAAAACTGCTGTCGGAGGGGAAAACCGGCCCGGAGTGGCACGAGCCCAGCCGGCCTGAGTCGGTGGAGGCCGAGGGTACCGCGCGGTTTGCGACCTTCCTCGAGAACACCGGGGCCACCGGCTACGTGGTGCACCTCTCCTGCAAACCGGCCCTGGATGCGGCCATGGCCGCTAAATCGAGGGGCGTGCCCATCTATATCGAATCGGTCATACCTCATTTCCTGCTGGATAAAACCTACGCCGAGCGGGGTGGGGTGGAGGCCATGAAGTACATCATGTCGCCCCCCTTGCGCGACAAGCGCAACCACAAAGTCCTGTGGGATGCGCTGGCCCAGGGCTTCATTGATACGGTGGGCACCGATCACTGCCCCTTCGACACCGAGCAGAAGCTGCTGGGCAAGGATGCCTTTACCGCCATTCCCAACGGCATCCCGGCCATCGAAGACCGGGTGAACCTGCTCTACACCTACGGGGTGAGCCGTGGCCACCTCGACATTCACCGCTTTGTGGACGCGGCTAGCACCAAGGCTGCCAAGCTGTTTGGGTTGTTCCCGCGCAAGGGCACCATCGCGGTGGGCAGTGACGCCGACCTGGTGGTCTACGACCCCCAGTACCGGGGCACCATCTCGGTCAAGACCCAGCACGTCAACAACGACTACAACGGCTTCGAGGGCTTTGAGATTGACGGCCGGCCCAGCGTGGTGACGGTGCGGGGCAAGGTGGCGGTGCGGGACGGGCAGTTTGTAGGGGAGAAGGGGCGCGGTAAGCTCCTGCGGCGCGAGCCCATGTACTTCTAG
- a CDS encoding Re/Si-specific NAD(P)(+) transhydrogenase subunit alpha, whose translation MVLIAVPKETASGERRVALTPDVVGRLHKEGWRVRLEAGAGAQAYFSDEAYRNAGAEVVSRDQLFQGAQVVFTVQPLEPADLERLEPGAIVAGLMYPHRDPARVQAMASRQLSALAMELVPRITRAQSMDVLSSQATVAGYVAALIAARESSRFFPMLTTAAGTIRPAKVMVMGVGVAGLQAIATARRLGANVWAYDVRKAAAEQALSLGAKVIELPISAEGEGGYARELTEEEKKIQHEALAKEVGSMDAVITTAQIPGRRAPILITQDMVEGMSPGAVIVDLAAESGGNCELTKPGETLEVNGVKIVGPLNLPSALSVHASEMYAKNLYNLSKLLIKDGQLAPDWSDEILAGALLTHQGEITHAPTKALVGGA comes from the coding sequence ATGGTCTTAATCGCAGTGCCCAAAGAGACTGCTTCAGGCGAACGTCGGGTGGCGCTCACCCCGGATGTGGTGGGCCGCTTGCACAAAGAAGGCTGGAGGGTGCGCCTCGAGGCCGGCGCTGGAGCCCAGGCCTATTTCAGCGATGAAGCGTATCGCAACGCAGGGGCCGAGGTGGTGTCGCGCGACCAGCTTTTCCAGGGAGCGCAGGTGGTCTTTACCGTACAGCCTCTAGAACCGGCCGATCTGGAGAGGCTCGAGCCCGGCGCCATAGTGGCCGGTCTGATGTACCCCCACCGCGATCCGGCGCGGGTGCAGGCCATGGCCTCGAGGCAGCTTTCCGCCCTGGCGATGGAACTCGTTCCCCGCATCACCCGGGCCCAGAGCATGGACGTGCTCTCCTCCCAGGCCACCGTGGCGGGGTATGTGGCGGCCCTGATCGCGGCCCGCGAGAGCAGCCGCTTCTTCCCCATGCTGACCACCGCCGCCGGCACCATCCGCCCGGCCAAAGTGATGGTGATGGGGGTGGGGGTGGCGGGCTTGCAGGCCATCGCCACCGCGCGCCGCCTGGGGGCCAACGTCTGGGCCTACGATGTGCGCAAAGCCGCCGCCGAGCAGGCCTTGTCGCTGGGGGCCAAGGTCATTGAACTGCCCATCAGCGCCGAGGGCGAGGGGGGCTACGCCCGCGAGCTCACCGAGGAGGAAAAGAAAATCCAGCACGAGGCCCTGGCCAAAGAGGTCGGCAGCATGGACGCGGTCATCACCACCGCCCAGATTCCGGGCCGTAGGGCGCCCATCCTGATTACCCAAGACATGGTGGAAGGCATGAGCCCTGGCGCCGTCATCGTGGATCTGGCTGCCGAGTCGGGGGGCAACTGCGAGCTCACAAAGCCTGGGGAGACCCTCGAGGTAAACGGCGTGAAGATTGTGGGGCCCCTGAACCTGCCCAGCGCGCTCTCGGTGCATGCCAGCGAGATGTACGCTAAAAACCTTTACAACCTGTCCAAGCTCCTCATCAAAGACGGGCAGCTCGCGCCCGACTGGAGCGACGAGATTCTGGCGGGGGCTCTTTTAACCCATCAAGGTGAGATTACCCATGCGCCCACCAAGGCGCTGGTAGGAGGTGCGTGA
- a CDS encoding NAD(P) transhydrogenase subunit alpha gives MDSTWAALYIFLLAAFTGYEVISRVPVILHTPLMSGSNFIHGIVVVGAMVVLGHAETPLEQAIGFFGVILGAANAAGGYAVTERMLEMFERKPKGGQ, from the coding sequence ATGGACTCAACCTGGGCTGCGCTGTATATCTTTTTGTTGGCGGCTTTTACCGGATACGAAGTGATCAGCCGGGTGCCGGTGATTCTGCACACCCCCCTGATGTCCGGCTCCAACTTCATCCACGGGATTGTGGTGGTGGGGGCCATGGTGGTGCTGGGCCACGCCGAGACCCCTTTGGAACAGGCCATCGGCTTTTTTGGGGTGATTCTGGGGGCGGCCAACGCTGCGGGGGGCTACGCTGTAACCGAGCGGATGCTGGAGATGTTTGAGCGGAAGCCGAAGGGGGGTCAGTAG